From the Streptomyces nigrescens genome, one window contains:
- the snpA gene encoding snapalysin — translation MRSPKTALSAALGLGLVAALAAAAPVSAASPSPTNSSHSSAASIAAYNGSAAEKADTKAFFEAVIKSAKAKMKAHPDAASVTVTYDASKAPKFADQIAQSTSIWNGSVQNVKLQEGSGGDFEYREGNDPRGSYASTDGHGKGFVFLDYQQNQEYNSTRVTAHETGHVLGLPDHYEGPCSELMSGGGPGTSCQNAQPDANESAKVDQLWANGLAGIRFGKAS, via the coding sequence ATGAGATCTCCCAAGACGGCGCTGTCGGCGGCGCTCGGACTGGGCCTTGTCGCCGCGCTCGCAGCCGCGGCGCCGGTTTCGGCAGCTTCCCCCTCCCCCACCAACTCCTCCCACAGCAGCGCCGCTTCGATCGCGGCGTACAACGGCTCGGCCGCCGAGAAGGCCGACACCAAGGCGTTCTTCGAGGCCGTGATCAAGTCGGCCAAGGCCAAGATGAAGGCGCACCCGGACGCGGCCTCGGTCACCGTCACCTACGACGCCAGCAAGGCCCCGAAGTTCGCGGACCAGATAGCGCAGAGCACCTCCATCTGGAACGGCTCCGTGCAGAACGTGAAGCTGCAGGAAGGCAGCGGCGGCGACTTCGAGTACCGCGAGGGCAACGACCCGCGCGGCTCGTACGCCAGCACCGACGGTCACGGGAAGGGCTTCGTCTTCCTGGACTACCAGCAGAACCAGGAGTACAACTCCACCCGCGTGACCGCGCACGAGACCGGTCATGTGCTGGGCCTGCCGGACCACTACGAGGGCCCGTGCAGCGAGCTGATGTCCGGCGGCGGCCCCGGCACCTCCTGCCAGAACGCCCAGCCGGACGCGAACGAGAGCGCCAAGGTGGACCAGCTCTGGGCCAACGGCCTGGCGGGCATCCGCTTCGGCAAGGCCTCCTGA
- the crcB gene encoding fluoride efflux transporter CrcB: protein MNWLLVVAGAMVGAPLRFLTDRYVQCRHDTVFPWGTFTVNVAGSLILGLVTGAVAVGAASSHAQLLLGTGLCGALTTYSTFSYETLRLAADGARGWAAANAVLSVLATLAAAFAGVAAARALWG from the coding sequence GTGAACTGGCTGCTGGTGGTGGCCGGGGCGATGGTCGGGGCGCCGCTGCGCTTCCTCACCGACCGCTATGTGCAGTGTCGGCACGACACGGTCTTCCCCTGGGGGACGTTCACCGTCAATGTCGCCGGCAGTCTGATCCTCGGCCTGGTGACCGGCGCGGTCGCCGTCGGCGCCGCCTCCTCGCACGCCCAACTGCTGCTCGGCACCGGCCTGTGCGGAGCGCTCACGACCTACTCGACCTTCTCGTACGAGACGCTCCGGCTGGCGGCCGACGGGGCGCGGGGCTGGGCCGCCGCCAATGCCGTGCTGAGCGTGCTCGCCACGCTCGCGGCCGCGTTCGCCGGGGTGGCCGCCGCCCGGGCGCTGTGGGGCTGA
- a CDS encoding DUF190 domain-containing protein, with product MTDGTASPGGTPALRLTVLVGEQDAWHHKPLYAEVVHRAREAGLAGASVFRGIEGFGATSLIHTQRLLSLSEELPVAIVAVDTEERIRSFLPHLDELLTDGGTVTLEPCERITYPRTGGTAPEEGGRG from the coding sequence ATGACAGACGGCACGGCATCTCCCGGCGGCACCCCGGCGCTCCGGCTCACGGTCCTCGTCGGCGAGCAGGACGCCTGGCACCACAAGCCCCTGTACGCGGAGGTCGTGCACCGCGCCCGCGAGGCCGGACTGGCCGGTGCCAGCGTCTTCCGCGGCATCGAGGGCTTCGGCGCCACCTCCCTCATCCACACCCAGCGGCTGTTGTCGCTGAGCGAGGAGCTGCCGGTCGCGATCGTCGCCGTCGACACCGAGGAGCGGATCCGCTCCTTCCTCCCGCATCTGGACGAACTCCTCACGGACGGCGGCACGGTCACCCTCGAACCGTGCGAGCGGATCACCTACCCCCGCACGGGCGGTACGGCTCCGGAGGAGGGCGGCCGCGGGTGA